In Zingiber officinale cultivar Zhangliang chromosome 6A, Zo_v1.1, whole genome shotgun sequence, a single genomic region encodes these proteins:
- the LOC121996868 gene encoding probable methyltransferase PMT18, whose amino-acid sequence MARDIVGSPKIHQIMDPANRRLTYAFVIAALCALFYALGAWQNSTPPSSLNPTSNLGTTAAAGCDCSSSSSTSSSSSSLPALDFEAHHQMNARDAPGSAAAAVDKFPACPFNFSEYTPCQDRTRGRRFDRTMLVYRERHCPGKDEAIRCLVPAPPNYKTPFRWPKSRDYAWYDNIPHKELSIEKAVQNWIQVEGDQFRFPGGGTMFPRGADAYIDDINALISLTDGSIRTAIDTGCGVASWGAYLLKRDIVTMSFAPRDTHEAQVQFALERGVPAMIGVMATQRLPYPARAFDMAHCSRCLIPWYAYDGLYLIEVDRVLRPGGYWILSGPPIHWKKYYRGWERTQEDLKQEQDSIEEVTKRLCWRKVIEKEDLSIWQKPINHVECSRVQRSYQTPQICENDNFDFAWYRKMSACITPLPEVSKQDEVAGGELKKWPERAFAMPPRISSGLVPSLSPKHFEEDNATWKERIEYYKRAIPPLSRGRYRNIMDMNAYLGGFAASMIDYPVWVMNVVPASSNPDTLGVIYERGFVGTYQDWCEAFSTYPRTYDLIHANGIFSTYQDRCDITYILLEMDRILRPEGTIIIRDMVEVLTKVQAITDGMRWENQILDHESGPYNPEKILLAIKTYWTAEPSTE is encoded by the exons ATGGCGAGAGACATCGTTGGATCTCCCAAGATCCACCAGATAATGGACCCCGCCAACCGGCGGCTCACTTACGCCTTCGTCATCGCCGCCCTCTGCGCGCTCTTCTACGCCCTCGGCGCGTGGCAGAACTCCACCCCTCCCTCCTCCCTCAATCCCACCTCCAACCTCGGCACCACCGCCGCCGCCGGCTGCGactgctcctcttcctcctccacctcctcctcctcctcctccctgcCCGCCCTCGATTTCGAAGCTCACCACCAGATGAACGCCAGGGACGCGCCGGGCTCCGCCGCCGCGGCCGTCGACAAGTTCCCGGCCTGCCCCTTCAATTTCAGCGAGTACACGCCGTGCCAGGACAGGACGCGCGGTCGGCGGTTCGACCGGACGATGCTGGTGTACCGGGAGCGGCACTGCCCCGGGAAAGACGAGGCCATCCGGTGCCTCGTGCCGGCGCCGCCCAACTACAAGACGCCCTTCCGGTGGCCCAAGAGCAGGGACTACGCCTGGTACGACAACATCCCCCACAAGGAGCTCAGCATCGAGAAGGCGGTCCAGAACTGGATTCAGGTGGAGGGCGACCAGTTCAGATTCCCCGGCGGCGGCACCATGTTCCCGCGCGGCGCCGACGCCTACATAGACGACATTAACGCACTCATCTCCTTGACGGACGGCAGCATCAGAACTGCCATCGACACCGGCTGTGGA GTTGCTAGTTGGGGAGCTTACCTTTTGAAGAGGGACATTGTAACAATGTCATTCGCACCAAGAGATACTCACGAAGCACAGGTGCAGTTTGCTCTGGAACGAGGAGTTCCGGCGATGATCGGAGTGATGGCCACCCAGAGACTGCCGTATCCGGCGAGAGCTTTCGATATGGCTCACTGCTCCAGATGTCTGATTCCTTGGTATGCTTATG ATGGTTTGTACCTAATCGAAGTCGATCGAGTTCTAAGACCAGGAGGTTACTGGATTCTATCTGGTCCCCCAATTCACTGGAAGAAGTACTACCGAGGCTGGGAGAGGACTCAAGAAGATTTGAAGCAAGAACAAGACTCGATTGAGGAAGTCACGAAGCGACTATGCTGGAGGAAGGTGATCGAGAAGGAAGACCTCTCTATTTGGCAAAAGCCCATCAACCATGTAGAGTGTAGCCGAGTTCAAAGGAGCTATCAAACTCCTCAAATCTGCGAAAACGATAACTTCGACTTTGCTTG GTATAGGAAAATGAGTGCTTGCATAACTCCATTGCCAGAGGTAAGCAAGCAAGATGAAGTTGCTGGAGGTGAGCTGAAGAAATGGCCTGAAAGGGCATTCGCAATGCCGCCAAGAATTAGTAGTGGTTTAGTCCCTAGCTTGAGTCCTAAGCATTTTGAGGAAGACAATGCAACATGGAAAGAGAGAATCGAATACTACAAGAGGGCTATCCCGCCTTTGAGTCGAGGACGATATCGAAACATTATGGACATGAATGCTTACTTGGGCGGATTTGCAGCATCTATGATTGATTATCCTGTTTGGGTTATGAATGTTGTCCCTGCAAGCTCAAACCCTGACACCCTCGGTGTGATCTACGAGAGAGGATTCGTCGGCACGTACCAGGACTGGTGTGAAGCCTTCTCGACGTATCCTAGGACTTATGATCTCATCCATGCTAATGGTATCTTCAGCACATATCAGGACAG GTGTGACATAACATACATACTCTTGGAGATGGATAGGATATTGAGGCCAGAGGGAACGATAATAATTCGTGACATGGTTGAGGTGCTTACGAAGGTTCAGGCGATCACAGACGGTATGAGGTGGGAAAACCAGATACTGGATCATGAATCTGGACCTTACAACCCCGAGAAGATCCTTTTGGCTATCAAAACTTACTGGACAGCCGAGCCATCAACCGAGTAA